Within the Drosophila melanogaster chromosome 3R genome, the region AAGCTGTTGCTACGGATTCGTCGACTACGTGTCGGAACGCCAGGCGGCTGCTGCCGTGAATGGCATGGATGGCTACGAGACTCGCGGCAAGCGACTGAAAGTGGCCTTCGCCCGACCTTCGGAATATGAAAGCACCAGCTCCAGCCTGTACGTGGGGAACCTGCCCACGTACATGGATGAGAAGAAGGTACGAGAACTCTTCGCCACCTACGGCAACATCGTGGATGTGAACTTGCTGCGCCACAAGTTCAACAATAGGTCCCGTGGCGTGGCCTTCTTGCAATTTGAGTTGGTCCGCGACGCCGAGGTGGCCAAGTACGGCATGGATCGGTACATGATCGAAGGCGCCTCCCGGCCCCTGACGGTCAAGTTCGTGGAGCGCGAGAAAAAAGGCTCGAGTTCTACCTCCAGTGGCTCCCAGTATAAGGACAAGCGTAAATCTTCCCCACCACCCTACAAGCGTCGCGAGAGGACGAACGATCATCATGTGTCTAAGCGTTCTCGAGATTCGGACTAATCATTATGCGTATTTTTGATAGAACTTGCtgattaatttgattaatatatatatagaaccTGTAAGGAACACCTTTTTTTAAACCTCAGCTGAAGAACAAATTGtgattttgcacttttgtCGTATACTCAATTTCCTTTAGGTAGTCCGGTCCAATTAATTTTGGTCTTAACGCATTCGTTCGGTTATGCATTTGGCTGCCCTCTGATTTTGGCCttacataaataattcattaaaTTGCCGCAGGAGCTGGGCTTATCGTTCGCAAACAAGCCACTCCTACGGACATGAGATCCTCGGCTCCTAAAAAGCATTAACAGCTTTATCAGTCGCCTGGTAACCTCGATTTAGCCAGGGGCCaccagttggccaaaaaaggtgCGGAGCGTCCgattcggtttcggtttcgggtTTTGATTTCGATTGCGGGATGCATGCAAAGGATTGGCggttcaaataaataatgaaaacaaagggcgcataaatatttgaagatCGCAAACCGAATGAACCGAAACGACTTACGAAAGTAGGTGGGAAACAAGtgaattgaaaattatttccaATTCGTTTGCTTTTCTCATTATAATTGAGGCGCAAAGTTGCCCCTGCATCTCGGAATCGGTATCTCCTCCTCCGGTTACCCAGCTGGTATCCCCTTCGACTGCTGCTCTTGTTTCAGTCTCTGGTTCCAGTTCAGATTTAACTTACAGATTTTGCTTTACAAGGACCCTTCATGCACGACTGTGGTATGCACTTTTGACGGTCACAGTTTAAATGAAGTTACATAAACTCTGGGTTGGATTCGGCAATAAAATATGGAGGAT harbors:
- the maca gene encoding maca, which translates into the protein MTKKESSVPTLCWGYAGIRGMFQTGRPVDPPPPLPNLRMKTNLILNYLPQDMTESELHRLFSKFGEIRKAKIIRHRRTGISCCYGFVDYVSERQAAAAVNGMDGYETRGKRLKVAFARPSEYESTSSSLYVGNLPTYMDEKKVRELFATYGNIVDVNLLRHKFNNRSRGVAFLQFELVRDAEVAKYGMDRYMIEGASRPLTVKFVEREKKGSSSTSSGSQYKDKRKSSPPPYKRRERTNDHHVSKRSRDSD